The following proteins are co-located in the Gloeocapsa sp. PCC 7428 genome:
- a CDS encoding glycosyltransferase, which translates to MKSLSSLIYLSKGNLPSKMAHTIQVAKMAQAFSENIEDFELVTSGDISSAIQGMNSDFQTWYGLHHKFKLVRLPMHFKIKYPFPYNYENEIFYKLAILYACLKSPSVVYTRTPTIAALLLKIGVPVLWEWHEPIPEGTTSFYQALLNNKKLLGIVTTLPQLAENYIQHGFLRSKILVAPNAVDLKNFLPYQDKQLARKKLSICQEDKIVLYSGHLYEYKGIPTILKTARLLPEYKFVLVGGWADDIQRVQAAYKKIGLSNIILVGHVNQTKLASYLYAADVLILPTSKYWNLAGATCPLKLFDYMVSRRPIVASALPTIMTVARDKQNALLAEPDNPISFKEAILALFENPVLANAIAECAFQEVQNFTWDNRAKRVLQFVAERLQAADEDVVTYRMGLMKYIKQKVFSRVDNYLPSLQSSQAR; encoded by the coding sequence ATGAAAAGTTTATCAAGTTTGATTTATCTGTCAAAAGGTAATTTACCATCAAAAATGGCTCATACAATACAAGTAGCTAAAATGGCACAAGCCTTTTCGGAAAATATTGAAGATTTTGAATTGGTGACTTCTGGAGATATTTCGTCAGCTATTCAAGGAATGAATTCAGATTTTCAAACATGGTATGGGTTGCATCATAAATTTAAGCTTGTCCGCTTACCAATGCACTTCAAAATTAAGTATCCATTTCCTTATAATTATGAAAATGAAATTTTCTATAAGCTAGCAATTTTATATGCTTGTTTGAAGTCTCCGTCGGTTGTGTATACTCGTACTCCTACTATCGCTGCGCTTTTGTTAAAAATTGGTGTACCTGTTTTATGGGAATGGCACGAACCAATACCCGAAGGAACTACTTCTTTTTATCAAGCACTTTTAAATAATAAAAAATTGCTTGGTATTGTGACGACCTTACCTCAGTTAGCTGAAAACTATATTCAGCATGGATTTCTAAGAAGTAAAATACTAGTTGCACCTAATGCAGTTGATCTGAAGAATTTTCTACCATATCAAGATAAACAACTAGCCCGAAAGAAACTATCTATTTGCCAAGAAGATAAAATAGTTCTGTACTCAGGACATTTGTATGAATATAAAGGGATTCCAACAATTTTAAAAACTGCCCGTCTTCTACCAGAGTATAAATTTGTACTTGTTGGCGGTTGGGCTGATGATATTCAAAGAGTACAAGCGGCTTACAAAAAGATTGGTTTAAGCAATATAATACTCGTTGGTCACGTCAATCAGACGAAGTTAGCTTCCTATTTATATGCAGCAGATGTCCTAATTCTGCCTACAAGTAAGTACTGGAATTTAGCGGGAGCTACTTGTCCGCTTAAGCTTTTTGATTACATGGTTTCTCGAAGACCAATTGTAGCTTCAGCCTTACCAACAATAATGACAGTAGCAAGAGATAAACAGAATGCTCTTTTAGCAGAGCCAGATAATCCTATTTCCTTTAAAGAAGCTATATTGGCATTATTTGAAAATCCTGTGCTAGCTAATGCTATTGCTGAGTGTGCTTTTCAAGAAGTACAAAACTTCACTTGGGATAATCGAGCAAAGCGAGTTCTGCAATTTGTAGCAGAAAGATTACAAGCAGCAGATGAAGATGTAGTTACCTATAGAATGGGTTTAATGAAATATATTAAACAAAAAGTTTTTTCACGGGTAGATAATTATCTACCTTCACTACAATCATCGCAAGCAAGGTAA
- a CDS encoding NB-ARC domain-containing protein produces the protein MNYSESDLDLDKKEEFKAADNAVYAVKGSYLTDIQKIILKGAWLGYTYEEIADKEGYSDNYLKRDVGPRLWKILSDALGEKVSKKNFRTALQRKLEEAKSTPPQTKKITDTRRDWGEAADVAIFYGRTQEMVVLEQWIVSDRCRVVTILGMAGIGKTALSVKLAQQIQNNFEYVIWRSLDQVPIKDILAELIYFLSHNTEIDLPENISLRTLRLLDYLRKHRCLLILDGLDAILRHRDQEQFHREYEGYSQLIRCIGETAHQSCLLLTSREKPRDFYLKEGEQRLKTLQLSGLNLEEGQQIFKDSQLHGTRESYAKIMNIYGGNPLLLKMVAPIVQDVFDRDITEFLNSGKTVFSNIKNLFDQDFECLSQMEQDIMYWLAINREPVSLRELAEDILQEVHPLELAEALESLRQRALIEKTSGLFTQQPAIAEYVTDRFIKQICLELKTQQFVFFKSHALVKASAKEYIRNAQTRYILQPIVNQLFADMGSRKSIAHHLSKIIKNLQERSPLQPGYTSGNILNLLRHMQVDLDGYDFSHLKIWQARLDVDLHQVNLASSDLDKSVFLANFGSLLAIAFSSNGQFLSAVNTSGATYIWHVPQMKLRHLTKGYNSWLRVATLSPDGQTLVCTSDRTVKLGDVHTGQCLKSLHGHRHPVCAVAVSSDSRMLASASYDGIIKLWSADTGESITTWRGGASYITSLAFSPNSEILISGSSTGTIELWSVSSQRCLTLLHQHTSAIQSVAFSPDGQTIASGSSDRTVKLYSLSTGECLKTLEDHTSEVQSVAFSPDGHTIASGSSDRTIKLWSISTGECRATLKGHTGQIRAVTFNPDGQTLASSSNEQTIKIWELSTGECIRTLRAYANWAVSLAFSADGLMASGNNDASVRLWNPQDGEIRVMQGHTSRVQSVAFSPDCQTLASASNDHTLKLWSVTTGECLITLYGHQNQVRSAAFHPDGSTIISGSDDCTVKLWDATTGECLSTMQHPSQVRTVALSSDGQVIISGSKDRTIRLWHVSTQQCYQTLREHTGHIKAVVLSADGQRLASGSDDGIVKVWDVHTGQCLQSFQADTSTIWAIAFSPDGHILATNGDHFSVRLWDVKTGECLKSLQGHKSWVRAIAFSSDGLIASSSQDETIKLWHITTGECQKTLRTARPYEDMNITDIEGLTDAQKAALKALGAVERS, from the coding sequence ATGAACTATTCGGAATCTGACTTAGATTTAGACAAAAAAGAAGAATTTAAAGCCGCAGACAATGCTGTTTATGCTGTAAAAGGTAGTTACTTAACAGATATTCAAAAAATTATTCTTAAAGGTGCGTGGCTAGGTTATACCTATGAAGAAATTGCTGACAAAGAAGGATACAGCGATAACTACTTGAAACGCGATGTTGGACCTAGATTATGGAAAATCCTCTCTGATGCTTTAGGGGAAAAAGTTAGTAAAAAGAATTTTCGCACTGCTCTGCAACGAAAACTAGAAGAAGCAAAATCGACACCACCTCAAACGAAAAAAATTACTGACACTCGCAGGGATTGGGGAGAAGCAGCTGATGTCGCAATCTTCTATGGTCGTACCCAAGAGATGGTTGTATTAGAGCAATGGATTGTCAGCGATCGCTGTCGTGTCGTCACTATTTTAGGCATGGCAGGTATTGGCAAAACAGCCTTATCGGTTAAATTAGCTCAGCAGATTCAAAACAATTTTGAGTATGTTATTTGGCGCTCTTTAGACCAAGTGCCGATTAAAGATATCTTGGCAGAACTCATTTACTTTCTTTCGCACAATACAGAAATTGATCTACCGGAAAATATTAGTTTGCGAACGCTACGCCTACTCGACTATCTACGCAAACATCGCTGTCTACTTATTCTAGATGGTTTGGATGCGATTCTACGTCATCGAGATCAGGAACAATTTCACCGAGAATACGAAGGCTACTCGCAGTTGATTCGGTGCATAGGCGAAACAGCGCATCAAAGTTGTTTATTGTTAACTAGCCGCGAGAAGCCAAGAGATTTTTATCTCAAAGAAGGCGAACAGCGCTTAAAAACCTTACAACTAAGTGGCTTAAATCTAGAAGAAGGACAGCAAATTTTTAAAGATAGCCAATTACATGGAACGAGGGAAAGCTATGCAAAAATTATGAATATTTATGGTGGTAATCCTCTATTATTAAAGATGGTTGCTCCTATTGTTCAAGATGTTTTTGATCGCGACATTACAGAATTCTTAAATTCAGGTAAAACAGTCTTTAGCAATATTAAAAATTTATTCGATCAAGATTTTGAGTGTCTCTCACAGATGGAGCAAGATATTATGTACTGGTTAGCAATTAACCGCGAACCAGTTTCATTGCGAGAATTGGCAGAAGATATTCTTCAAGAAGTACACCCGTTGGAATTAGCCGAGGCTTTAGAGTCGCTGCGACAACGCGCGCTGATTGAAAAAACGTCAGGACTGTTTACGCAACAACCCGCGATCGCCGAATACGTTACTGATCGTTTTATTAAGCAAATCTGTTTAGAGTTGAAGACACAACAATTCGTATTTTTCAAAAGTCATGCTTTAGTAAAAGCTTCTGCCAAAGAGTATATTAGAAATGCGCAAACACGCTACATTCTGCAACCGATAGTTAATCAGCTTTTTGCTGATATGGGAAGTCGCAAGAGTATTGCTCATCACCTCAGCAAAATTATCAAGAACTTGCAAGAGCGATCGCCATTGCAACCTGGTTATACCAGTGGTAATATTCTGAATCTCCTTCGCCATATGCAAGTTGACCTCGACGGCTATGACTTCTCACACCTAAAAATCTGGCAAGCGCGTCTTGATGTCGATTTACATCAGGTGAACTTGGCATCGTCAGATTTAGATAAGTCGGTCTTTTTGGCAAATTTTGGTAGTCTTCTGGCGATCGCATTTAGTTCTAATGGACAATTTTTGAGTGCGGTCAACACAAGTGGGGCAACATATATCTGGCATGTTCCGCAAATGAAGCTACGGCACCTCACTAAAGGATACAATTCTTGGTTGCGCGTCGCGACTTTGAGTCCAGATGGGCAAACGCTCGTTTGTACTAGCGATCGCACAGTCAAGTTAGGTGATGTCCATACTGGTCAATGCCTCAAATCTTTACACGGACATCGTCATCCCGTCTGCGCAGTCGCGGTAAGTTCGGATAGTCGAATGCTTGCGAGTGCAAGTTATGATGGCATCATCAAATTATGGTCTGCGGATACTGGCGAATCTATTACAACTTGGCGTGGAGGCGCAAGCTATATAACTTCCTTGGCTTTTAGTCCTAACAGTGAAATTCTCATTAGTGGTAGCAGCACTGGAACAATTGAGCTATGGTCTGTTAGCTCGCAAAGATGCCTCACATTATTACACCAGCATACCAGCGCGATCCAATCGGTGGCGTTTAGTCCCGACGGTCAAACGATCGCGAGTGGGAGTAGCGATCGCACCGTTAAACTTTACTCACTCAGCACCGGTGAATGTCTCAAAACCCTAGAAGACCATACTAGTGAAGTTCAATCAGTGGCGTTTAGTCCCGACGGTCACACTATCGCAAGTGGGAGTAGCGATCGCACCATTAAACTTTGGTCAATCAGCACTGGTGAATGTCGCGCAACACTCAAAGGACACACAGGGCAAATCCGCGCAGTTACGTTCAATCCCGATGGTCAAACACTTGCTAGTAGTAGTAATGAGCAAACAATCAAAATTTGGGAACTTAGTACTGGTGAATGTATCAGAACGCTACGCGCCTATGCAAATTGGGCTGTATCCCTTGCTTTTAGCGCTGATGGATTAATGGCGAGTGGTAACAATGATGCATCTGTGAGGCTGTGGAATCCTCAAGATGGCGAAATCCGAGTCATGCAAGGTCATACTAGCCGAGTACAATCGGTTGCTTTTAGCCCAGATTGTCAAACTTTAGCGAGTGCGAGTAACGACCATACACTAAAACTCTGGTCAGTAACCACAGGTGAATGCCTAATAACCTTGTACGGACATCAAAACCAAGTGCGATCAGCCGCGTTTCATCCCGATGGTTCGACAATTATTAGTGGTAGTGACGATTGCACTGTCAAGTTATGGGATGCCACAACCGGCGAATGCTTGAGTACAATGCAGCATCCCAGCCAGGTGCGTACAGTTGCGCTAAGTTCTGATGGTCAAGTCATCATCAGTGGTAGTAAAGACCGCACTATAAGACTTTGGCACGTTTCTACTCAACAGTGCTATCAAACCTTACGCGAACACACCGGTCATATTAAGGCAGTTGTCTTAAGTGCTGATGGTCAACGCTTAGCAAGCGGCAGTGATGATGGGATCGTAAAAGTTTGGGATGTTCATACAGGTCAATGTTTGCAGTCGTTCCAAGCAGATACCAGTACGATCTGGGCAATTGCGTTTAGTCCCGATGGTCACATATTAGCAACGAATGGCGATCATTTTAGTGTGAGGCTCTGGGATGTCAAAACTGGTGAATGTCTCAAGTCGTTACAAGGACACAAAAGTTGGGTGCGGGCGATCGCTTTTAGTTCTGATGGTTTAATCGCAAGTAGTAGCCAAGATGAAACAATCAAGCTTTGGCACATCACCACTGGAGAATGCCAGAAAACATTAAGAACTGCTAGACCTTACGAAGATATGAACATTACTGATATTGAAGGTTTAACCGATGCTCAAAAAGCAGCTTTAAAAGCGTTAGGAGCCGTCGAGCGATCGTAG
- the pssD gene encoding PssD/Cps14F family polysaccharide biosynthesis glycosyltransferase: MKVILVCSTGGHFQAMQSLYPFWRNHQRIWVTFYSETTKTTLDAETVYWAWSPTNRNLVNLVRNVFLAWQVLSQETPHLVISTGAGVAVPFLILAKLLGSQTVFIESITRVKQLSLSARLALPFLDTLYVHWPQLQARYPKAEIISS; the protein is encoded by the coding sequence ATGAAAGTTATACTCGTTTGCTCTACTGGGGGACATTTTCAGGCAATGCAAAGCTTATATCCTTTTTGGAGAAATCATCAGCGGATCTGGGTGACGTTTTATAGTGAAACCACCAAAACAACTCTAGATGCAGAAACAGTGTATTGGGCGTGGAGTCCTACAAATCGCAATCTAGTAAATTTGGTACGCAATGTTTTTTTAGCCTGGCAAGTTCTTTCTCAGGAAACACCGCATTTAGTTATTTCTACAGGTGCAGGAGTAGCAGTACCTTTTTTAATTTTAGCAAAGCTGTTAGGTAGTCAAACAGTTTTTATCGAGTCTATTACACGAGTAAAGCAGTTAAGCTTATCCGCTAGATTAGCTTTACCATTCCTAGATACTTTATATGTACATTGGCCACAATTGCAAGCACGGTATCCAAAAGCAGAAATAATAAGTTCTTGA
- a CDS encoding glycosyltransferase produces MILVTVGTEQFPFNRLMSWIQVMTKRGFISEEVVVQYGSSTTVPTGVKSYPLLAPEQFQALTKQARIIIGHCGEGSILVLSATAKPYILVPRSQKFKEHIDDHQIELAEALAQFDVPIAWSPGDLVRFLALPRIVPVTLISATTICERLHDRFK; encoded by the coding sequence ATGATTCTTGTTACCGTTGGTACTGAGCAATTTCCTTTTAACCGCTTAATGTCATGGATTCAAGTCATGACTAAGCGTGGGTTTATATCTGAAGAAGTTGTAGTTCAGTATGGTAGTTCTACTACTGTACCTACTGGAGTTAAGAGTTATCCTTTGCTAGCACCAGAACAGTTTCAGGCACTTACTAAACAAGCCCGTATAATCATAGGACATTGCGGAGAAGGCTCTATTCTTGTCTTATCTGCTACTGCTAAACCATATATTTTAGTGCCTCGAAGCCAAAAGTTTAAAGAACATATTGACGATCATCAAATTGAGCTAGCAGAAGCTCTTGCTCAATTTGATGTTCCTATTGCTTGGTCCCCAGGTGATTTAGTAAGATTTTTAGCTTTACCTCGAATAGTTCCTGTAACACTCATTTCAGCTACAACTATTTGTGAGCGTCTGCATGACCGTTTTAAATAA
- a CDS encoding sugar transferase — protein MVLETPPLSKDVHLSILNKVPLVQLPVNLNLAYAVNLEKVFQHLLLQTPEHIILDCSQTTFIDSSGIGLLIQIFQKAQYQNTNVIIWSIDSHIKTALIAAGIQPIFFDTESNAISLIERKKIKNPLVKVHLSVDSRLKRAIDIIGAIVGLGLVLVLFIPIAIAIKLDSPGPIFFSQTRCGLLGRRFRIWKFRSMVVNAEDLKKQVENQVKGPFFKSKSDPRITWVGNFLRRTSLDEIPQFWNVLKGDMSLVGTRPPTCDEVDQYTVQMWQRLNVKPGITGQWQTNGRSEICDFNDVLELDLDYQKKWSILYDIKLILKTLLVVFQEKSSAI, from the coding sequence ATGGTTTTAGAAACACCTCCATTAAGTAAAGATGTGCATTTATCAATTTTGAATAAGGTTCCTTTAGTTCAGCTACCTGTTAACTTAAATTTGGCTTATGCTGTCAATTTAGAAAAAGTTTTTCAACACCTTTTGCTGCAAACTCCAGAACATATTATCCTTGATTGTAGTCAAACCACTTTTATTGATAGTAGTGGTATAGGCTTACTAATTCAAATTTTCCAGAAAGCTCAATACCAAAATACTAATGTAATAATTTGGAGTATTGACTCGCACATTAAGACAGCGTTAATTGCTGCTGGAATTCAACCAATATTTTTTGATACCGAAAGTAATGCTATTTCCTTAATTGAGCGCAAAAAGATAAAAAATCCGCTAGTAAAAGTTCATCTGTCAGTTGATTCTAGGCTTAAAAGAGCAATAGATATCATAGGAGCAATAGTTGGCTTGGGGCTAGTATTAGTTCTATTCATACCTATTGCGATCGCGATCAAACTTGATAGCCCTGGTCCCATTTTTTTTAGTCAAACCCGCTGTGGTTTACTAGGAAGACGTTTTCGCATCTGGAAATTCCGGTCGATGGTTGTCAATGCTGAAGATTTGAAAAAGCAAGTTGAAAATCAAGTCAAAGGTCCTTTTTTTAAAAGCAAAAGTGATCCAAGGATTACGTGGGTTGGTAATTTTTTGAGGCGGACAAGCTTAGATGAAATTCCTCAGTTTTGGAATGTTCTTAAAGGAGATATGAGTTTGGTAGGCACTCGACCTCCTACCTGTGATGAAGTAGATCAATATACTGTGCAGATGTGGCAGCGTCTTAATGTTAAACCAGGTATCACTGGTCAATGGCAAACTAATGGGCGTTCAGAAATCTGTGATTTTAATGACGTATTAGAACTAGATTTAGATTATCAAAAAAAGTGGAGTATTCTCTATGATATTAAGCTAATTTTGAAGACATTATTAGTTGTTTTTCAAGAGAAAAGTAGTGCCATATAG
- a CDS encoding glycosyltransferase family 2 protein, with amino-acid sequence MPKVSVIIPVYNVENFIAATVSSVLAQTYTDFELLIIDDESPDQSIQICQQFRDSRIKIIHQKNRGLAGARNTGIYHAQGEYLAFLDGDDLWLPEKLEQHVSHLDNSPSVGVSFSCSVFIDEAGQDLGVYQIPKKLQGITPSYILCRNPIGNGSAPVIRKQVFEAIKFFKQQGDLVESCYFDPQCRRSEDVECWLRIAVQTFWQFEGIPEALTLYRINSCGLSANWVEQFESWQQAIEKIRTFAPELISQWEKPAKAYQLRYLARRAITLRSPSIAVKLINHSVATYWRILFEEPRRTLLTWAAAYFLFLLPDFIYNSTETIALKLIKITHKWYLFKQELFVKSSI; translated from the coding sequence ATGCCAAAAGTATCAGTTATTATTCCAGTTTATAATGTTGAAAATTTTATTGCTGCTACAGTGTCTTCAGTGCTAGCGCAAACTTATACAGACTTTGAACTTCTAATCATTGATGATGAATCTCCGGATCAGAGTATACAAATTTGTCAACAGTTTAGAGACTCCAGAATTAAAATTATTCATCAGAAAAATCGGGGTTTAGCTGGAGCAAGAAACACTGGTATTTATCATGCACAAGGAGAATATCTAGCTTTTTTAGATGGAGACGATTTATGGTTGCCAGAAAAGTTAGAACAACATGTGAGCCATTTAGATAATTCTCCTTCTGTTGGAGTAAGCTTTAGCTGTTCTGTCTTTATAGATGAAGCAGGGCAGGATTTAGGTGTCTATCAAATTCCTAAGAAGCTACAAGGAATTACACCATCATATATCCTTTGCCGTAACCCGATTGGAAATGGTTCTGCACCTGTCATCCGAAAACAAGTGTTTGAAGCAATTAAGTTTTTTAAGCAGCAAGGCGATCTAGTAGAAAGTTGTTATTTTGATCCTCAATGCCGGCGTTCAGAGGATGTTGAATGTTGGCTACGTATTGCAGTTCAAACCTTCTGGCAATTTGAAGGGATTCCAGAAGCTTTAACGTTATATAGAATCAATTCGTGTGGGTTGTCAGCGAATTGGGTAGAACAGTTTGAGTCTTGGCAACAAGCCATTGAAAAAATACGTACTTTTGCCCCAGAGTTAATTTCTCAATGGGAAAAGCCTGCTAAAGCCTACCAGTTGCGTTACTTGGCACGTAGAGCCATCACCCTGCGATCGCCATCCATAGCAGTAAAGCTAATTAATCATTCTGTGGCTACGTACTGGCGTATTTTATTCGAGGAACCACGCCGAACACTCCTCACTTGGGCAGCAGCCTATTTTCTTTTCCTGCTCCCAGATTTTATTTATAACTCCACAGAAACTATAGCTTTAAAACTAATCAAAATCACGCATAAATGGTATTTATTTAAGCAGGAATTATTTGTGAAATCGTCAATTTGA
- a CDS encoding glycosyltransferase family A protein, whose product MPKLSVIIPVYNGEKTILKTVESVQQQTFFNFELIVINDGSTDSTLELLAHLREPRMKVLSYENGGLPVARNRGIANATGEFITFIDADDLWTPNKLELQLAVLQQHPDADAVYSWTLYLNEEGTAFHQGEQLHFQGNVLPQLLLSNFIASGSNIMIRKQAIASVGYFDPTLRSCEDWDYWLRLAAHCAFVVVPKYQIIYRQSTTAMSSKVEVMEKHLLIVHERGFRLASSELQFLKNQSLANIYEFLAHLCLNYISGTNGAKQAYQKLRQAIVLQPSLLLTKKTQVLLIKIGLLLLFSPKFSERILQEVKTLRAKNLESINSYS is encoded by the coding sequence ATGCCTAAACTATCCGTTATTATTCCTGTTTATAATGGCGAAAAAACTATACTAAAAACTGTTGAATCGGTTCAACAGCAAACATTTTTTAATTTTGAACTGATTGTCATTAACGACGGTTCAACAGATTCTACATTAGAGCTACTAGCCCACCTACGCGAACCGCGCATGAAAGTGTTGTCCTATGAAAACGGTGGATTGCCTGTAGCCCGAAATCGAGGTATCGCCAATGCAACAGGAGAATTTATTACATTTATTGATGCTGATGACTTATGGACGCCTAATAAATTAGAGTTGCAATTAGCTGTTTTACAACAGCATCCAGATGCTGATGCAGTTTATAGCTGGACACTGTATTTAAACGAAGAAGGTACAGCTTTTCATCAAGGAGAGCAACTGCATTTTCAGGGCAATGTTTTACCTCAATTGTTGTTGAGTAATTTTATTGCAAGTGGTTCTAATATAATGATACGCAAACAGGCGATCGCATCCGTAGGATACTTCGATCCAACATTACGCTCTTGCGAAGATTGGGATTATTGGCTACGTTTAGCCGCTCACTGTGCTTTTGTTGTCGTACCTAAGTATCAAATTATTTATCGCCAATCTACCACTGCCATGTCATCTAAAGTTGAAGTCATGGAAAAACATCTTTTAATTGTTCATGAACGTGGATTTCGCCTAGCGTCTTCAGAATTACAATTTCTGAAGAATCAGAGTTTAGCCAATATCTATGAGTTTTTAGCTCACTTATGCTTGAATTACATTTCCGGTACTAATGGAGCTAAACAAGCATATCAAAAACTTCGGCAAGCAATTGTTTTACAGCCTTCACTATTGTTAACAAAAAAAACACAAGTATTACTAATAAAAATTGGCTTATTACTGCTATTCTCACCAAAGTTTTCTGAAAGAATATTACAGGAAGTTAAGACACTTCGAGCTAAAAATCTTGAATCCATTAATTCTTACTCATAA
- a CDS encoding glycosyltransferase family 2 protein, with protein sequence MKKISVIIPVYQVEKYIAKTIDSVLAQTYQNFEILVVNDGSRDRTQEICQQFTDKRVKIISQENGGPSKALNTGIRYAQGEYLAFLDGDDLWLPEKLAKHIAHLESSLDVGVSFSRSAFINETGQLLGSYQTPKLKNITVSDLLCSNPLGNGSSAVFRRETLEAIKFQNNFANSLENCYFEERNRASQDNEILLRIGLLTSWKIEGISEVLTLYRVKPGGISANFLRTVEVWDEVLARSRCLAPEIIAKWEKKSKAYQLRITARTAVRMQSGAVAVQLLNKSLLTYWRILIEEPQRMFLTYIAAYSLWVLPLPLNRLLEKLVLQRIKVTQNPILQDYPGH encoded by the coding sequence ATGAAAAAAATTTCAGTAATCATTCCGGTTTATCAAGTAGAAAAGTATATAGCAAAAACAATAGATTCTGTGCTGGCACAAACTTATCAAAATTTTGAAATTCTTGTTGTTAATGATGGTTCGCGCGATCGCACTCAAGAAATTTGTCAGCAATTCACAGACAAGCGAGTTAAAATTATTAGTCAAGAAAATGGAGGTCCATCTAAAGCTCTTAATACTGGTATTCGTTATGCTCAAGGAGAGTATCTAGCTTTTCTTGACGGCGATGATCTGTGGCTACCAGAAAAGCTTGCTAAGCACATTGCTCATTTAGAAAGCTCTTTAGATGTTGGAGTTAGCTTCAGTCGATCAGCATTCATTAATGAAACTGGGCAGCTTTTAGGGAGCTATCAAACGCCAAAACTCAAAAATATTACGGTGTCCGACTTACTATGTAGTAATCCTCTTGGCAATGGATCATCCGCAGTATTTCGCCGCGAAACACTAGAAGCAATTAAATTTCAAAACAATTTCGCTAATTCCTTAGAAAACTGTTATTTCGAGGAACGTAACCGCGCATCGCAAGATAATGAAATTTTACTGCGGATCGGACTTTTAACCTCTTGGAAAATTGAAGGCATATCTGAAGTGCTTACTCTCTATCGGGTGAAACCTGGGGGAATTTCTGCTAATTTCTTGCGAACTGTTGAAGTTTGGGATGAAGTTCTTGCGCGATCGCGCTGTTTAGCACCAGAAATCATTGCTAAATGGGAAAAGAAATCTAAGGCATATCAGCTTAGAATAACGGCACGTACAGCAGTTCGGATGCAATCAGGTGCTGTAGCTGTGCAATTATTAAACAAATCCTTGCTAACTTACTGGCGCATACTTATTGAGGAGCCACAACGTATGTTTTTAACATATATAGCTGCCTATTCACTCTGGGTCCTACCGTTGCCATTAAATCGCTTACTAGAAAAGCTGGTTTTACAACGAATCAAAGTTACCCAAAATCCTATACTTCAAGATTATCCAGGTCACTAG
- a CDS encoding sulfotransferase: protein MQVNKIKVLYIAGYSFSGSTILANILGEIEGFFSAGELRCIWEENLIKNFRCGCGSRFHDCSFWQEVFNKYPGGMQHINAQEIVGLQEKRKHFPFMLLPGNKQVLKPRFKKYLSSIEKLYQAIQSTTSSKVIVDSSKSPLYSYTLSMLPTIDLYIVHLVRDPRAVQYSCIKRKLRKKHRWEEHSIVEGCLTWNACNSAVELFWRSSPNHYLRLHYEDFIQRPKAALQQILQLVQEDITQLPIEGENIVNLTTNHTAIGNNNRFNAGATQLKIDEQWKEKMSVEDRQSVTNLTLPWLLYYGYLNKNKFTSNYLKST from the coding sequence ATGCAAGTCAATAAAATTAAAGTACTTTATATCGCTGGCTATTCATTTAGTGGTAGTACTATCCTTGCTAATATCCTAGGAGAAATTGAAGGTTTCTTTTCAGCGGGAGAATTACGTTGTATTTGGGAGGAAAATTTAATAAAGAACTTTCGATGTGGATGTGGAAGTAGATTCCATGACTGTAGTTTTTGGCAAGAAGTTTTTAATAAATATCCTGGAGGTATGCAGCACATTAATGCTCAAGAAATAGTAGGTTTGCAAGAGAAACGCAAGCATTTCCCTTTCATGCTGCTTCCTGGAAATAAACAAGTATTAAAACCAAGGTTTAAAAAATATTTGTCAAGTATTGAGAAACTATATCAAGCAATTCAGTCAACTACTAGTAGTAAAGTTATCGTTGATTCTTCCAAATCTCCTTTATATAGTTACACGCTTAGTATGCTGCCGACAATTGATTTATATATTGTTCATCTCGTTCGCGATCCTCGTGCGGTGCAGTATTCATGTATAAAACGCAAACTGCGTAAAAAACATCGTTGGGAAGAGCATAGTATTGTTGAGGGTTGCCTTACTTGGAATGCTTGCAACTCAGCAGTAGAGTTATTTTGGCGTTCCTCTCCAAATCACTACCTAAGATTACACTATGAAGATTTTATCCAAAGACCAAAAGCAGCTTTACAACAGATTCTTCAGTTGGTTCAGGAGGATATAACACAATTACCTATCGAAGGAGAAAATATAGTAAATCTTACAACTAATCACACAGCAATAGGAAACAATAATCGGTTCAACGCTGGAGCTACTCAGCTTAAAATAGATGAACAATGGAAAGAAAAAATGAGTGTCGAAGATCGGCAAAGTGTGACTAATTTAACATTGCCTTGGCTTTTATATTATGGTTATTTAAATAAAAATAAATTCACTTCAAATTACCTTAAAAGTACCTAA